The following are encoded together in the Adhaeribacter arboris genome:
- a CDS encoding O-antigen ligase family protein: MIFVGPSTGNGPLKIYLAFSALLLATISLAIYKQNIYFLIPPLALVVLGIALTNYAVLFYLLLLAIPFSMEVDLPGGFGTDLFSEPLIILLAACYVGSWLLGKNPDKHLMQHPLIKLLLLFFLWSVVTTLFSADYLRSGKYLVAKTWYLLVFVFLAGDLVQNPATWRRFLYFLISALGVVVTITLIRHAAVGFTFAAANKIVAPFLRNHVMYGVLSAAALPYAVYLTLQQKTTRGRIIPGIISCLLLAGVLASYTRASWLSLPLAVLYGLVIRFRLTRYLLACILLISLAAVIYLSANYRYMQYAPEYEKTIFNKDDIRKHLQATYTLRDVSGMERVYRWIAAARMIADRPFTGSGPNTFYPEYLKYTVSRFTTYVSDNPEQSTVHNYFLLQFAEQGYVGGILFLIFMGYILLLPEKIYHRTTQPEHRRTVLAVALCIFIIAVHLFLNELLETDKIGSLFYLSLAVLIRLDEWTAERTVN; this comes from the coding sequence ATGATTTTCGTTGGGCCCTCTACCGGTAATGGACCGCTAAAAATTTACCTGGCTTTTAGTGCGTTATTATTGGCTACTATTTCCCTGGCCATTTATAAGCAAAATATTTATTTCCTGATTCCACCTCTGGCTCTAGTGGTTCTGGGCATTGCACTTACTAATTATGCGGTACTCTTTTATCTGCTTTTGCTGGCTATTCCTTTTTCGATGGAGGTGGATTTGCCCGGTGGCTTTGGCACCGATTTATTTTCGGAACCGCTTATTATCTTACTCGCCGCTTGTTATGTGGGCTCGTGGCTCCTCGGCAAAAATCCGGATAAGCATTTAATGCAGCATCCTTTAATTAAGCTATTGCTGCTATTCTTTCTGTGGTCAGTTGTAACCACTTTATTCTCCGCTGATTATTTACGCTCGGGAAAATACCTGGTAGCCAAAACCTGGTATTTATTGGTTTTTGTTTTTCTGGCCGGCGATCTCGTTCAAAATCCAGCTACCTGGCGGCGGTTTCTTTACTTTCTTATTAGCGCCTTGGGGGTAGTCGTAACCATTACTTTAATCCGGCACGCAGCCGTGGGTTTTACGTTTGCTGCCGCCAACAAAATAGTTGCGCCTTTTCTCCGGAACCACGTTATGTACGGCGTACTGTCCGCCGCCGCCCTGCCGTATGCGGTCTATCTAACCTTACAGCAAAAAACAACTCGCGGACGCATTATACCGGGTATTATTAGTTGTTTACTGCTGGCCGGAGTGCTAGCCTCGTATACCCGGGCCTCCTGGTTGAGTTTACCTTTAGCTGTATTATATGGTTTGGTGATCCGGTTCCGCCTCACCCGTTACTTGCTGGCTTGTATTTTACTTATTAGTTTGGCCGCAGTTATTTACCTGAGCGCCAATTATCGGTACATGCAATACGCCCCGGAGTACGAGAAAACTATTTTTAATAAAGACGATATCCGGAAACACTTACAGGCGACTTATACCTTACGCGATGTGTCGGGCATGGAGCGCGTTTACCGCTGGATTGCCGCCGCCCGTATGATTGCCGACCGGCCCTTTACCGGCAGCGGACCGAATACTTTTTACCCGGAATATTTGAAATATACGGTTAGCCGGTTTACCACCTACGTCAGCGACAACCCGGAACAATCCACGGTTCATAATTATTTTCTGCTGCAATTCGCGGAGCAAGGTTATGTAGGCGGCATTCTGTTTTTAATTTTTATGGGTTATATTTTATTGCTGCCCGAAAAAATCTACCACCGCACTACTCAGCCCGAGCACAGAAGAACCGTTTTGGCAGTAGCCTTATGTATATTTATAATTGCCGTCCATCTTTTCCTGAACGAGTTGCTCGAAACCGATAAAATTGGTTCTTTGTTTTACCTTTCGCTTGCAGTTTTAATACGGTTGGATGAGTGGACGGCCGAGAGAACAGTTAATTAG
- a CDS encoding GumC domain-containing protein has translation MAATEHYLAGYLPLVQKWRWPILGVTLAACIISAITALLLPNIYRSTAIFYPTNLPDLETTLNPAFILNGEKLTLSMSSDDADRLISIGQSEPLLRHIIQQFKFARHYRYPANDTSDKIQQKVLEEFLYNYSIAQNNRSAVQVSFDDADKYFAARVANAITHQIDVINQQLTLTNQQKIVNSYAQRQQFLQKELHKTQDSLLTARRQYGIFGASTAEHESRPESRYLAERLVQTETDLRQARATLKSYQAQLPASNPKVITLKAEIKGLEAAASALKSSTSGSSINLESYLAGTDEVTRLEAIFNSRREEYLKARQLYEDAKLALQNQTSSLYLVQPATPALKKVKPIRWLMVAGATFLTFLLSVVVVSVLERQKSFRRERFYA, from the coding sequence ATGGCTGCCACCGAACACTATTTAGCTGGTTATTTGCCCCTGGTGCAAAAATGGCGCTGGCCGATTTTGGGAGTTACCTTAGCCGCTTGTATTATAAGTGCTATTACCGCTTTGTTGCTCCCCAATATTTACCGGTCTACGGCTATATTTTACCCTACCAATTTGCCCGACCTGGAAACAACGTTAAATCCGGCGTTTATCCTGAACGGCGAAAAATTAACCTTGAGCATGAGCTCCGACGATGCCGACCGGCTGATTAGTATTGGCCAATCCGAACCCTTGCTGCGGCATATTATTCAACAATTTAAGTTCGCGCGGCACTACCGTTATCCGGCCAACGATACTTCCGATAAAATCCAACAAAAAGTACTCGAAGAATTTTTGTACAATTACTCGATTGCCCAAAACAACCGTTCGGCGGTACAAGTATCTTTCGACGATGCGGATAAGTATTTTGCCGCCCGGGTAGCGAACGCTATTACCCACCAGATTGACGTTATTAACCAACAGCTGACGCTCACCAATCAGCAGAAAATAGTTAACTCGTACGCGCAACGGCAACAATTTTTACAAAAAGAATTACACAAAACGCAGGACTCGTTGCTTACCGCCCGGCGGCAATACGGTATTTTTGGCGCTTCTACTGCCGAGCACGAAAGCCGCCCCGAAAGCCGCTACCTGGCCGAACGCTTGGTACAAACCGAAACCGACCTACGGCAAGCTCGGGCTACTTTAAAAAGCTACCAGGCGCAACTCCCGGCGTCTAACCCCAAAGTAATTACTTTAAAAGCCGAGATAAAAGGTTTAGAGGCCGCCGCAAGCGCGTTAAAAAGTTCCACTTCCGGCAGCAGCATCAACCTGGAATCGTACCTGGCCGGCACCGACGAAGTAACCCGCCTGGAAGCTATTTTTAACAGCCGGCGGGAAGAATACCTGAAAGCCCGGCAACTTTACGAAGACGCGAAGCTGGCCTTGCAAAACCAAACCAGTTCTTTGTACCTCGTGCAGCCTGCTACTCCGGCCCTTAAAAAAGTAAAACCTATCCGGTGGTTAATGGTGGCAGGCGCTACGTTTTTAACCTTTTTACTGTCGGTGGTAGTGGTTAGTGTTTTAGAGCGCCAAAAATCTTTTCGCCGCGAACGATTCTACGCATGA
- a CDS encoding class I SAM-dependent methyltransferase encodes MNYQPEKYWSKVAQEITKRNKGNVIAGDDEPYYVYKRQQFLKLFHKLDFKGKSVMELGSGPGGNLKVVAQHQPARLVGVDISENMLQLAAENLKNYPAELIKTNGTGIPLPDNSIDLVYSVTVLQHNTNYEMFKLYLEEMGRVSRDKVILFERTEITEKGDELNMGRPVSTYATILKNKGFQLVATQYLPIHASYYVCGAIRKVLNPRTRAEGEPLNKLSLLLEDFTLPITRIIDKFWIQKREVTKMEFQKVK; translated from the coding sequence ATGAATTACCAACCCGAGAAGTATTGGTCGAAAGTGGCCCAGGAAATTACCAAAAGAAACAAGGGTAATGTAATAGCGGGCGACGATGAACCTTATTACGTCTACAAACGCCAGCAATTTTTAAAGCTTTTTCATAAACTGGATTTTAAAGGAAAATCGGTGATGGAGTTGGGCAGCGGTCCGGGAGGTAATTTAAAAGTAGTCGCCCAACACCAGCCCGCCCGACTGGTAGGCGTAGATATTTCCGAAAACATGCTGCAATTAGCCGCCGAAAATTTAAAAAACTATCCGGCCGAGTTAATTAAAACCAATGGCACCGGCATCCCGCTCCCCGATAATTCCATTGATTTGGTATATTCCGTTACGGTTTTACAGCACAATACCAATTACGAAATGTTTAAATTGTACCTGGAAGAAATGGGTAGAGTATCGCGGGATAAAGTTATTTTATTTGAAAGAACCGAAATTACTGAAAAAGGTGATGAGTTAAACATGGGTCGACCCGTAAGTACCTACGCCACTATTCTAAAAAATAAAGGCTTTCAATTAGTGGCGACGCAGTATTTACCTATTCATGCCAGTTATTACGTTTGCGGCGCTATCCGTAAGGTATTGAACCCTAGAACCCGCGCGGAAGGAGAGCCTTTGAATAAATTATCGCTGCTGCTGGAAGATTTCACTTTGCCCATTACCCGGATTATTGATAAATTCTGGATTCAGAAAAGAGAAGTTACTAAAATGGAGTTCCAGAAGGTAAAGTAA
- a CDS encoding oligosaccharide flippase family protein, whose product MSFVVLLNLLVKPIWLVLENNVQNQMGHAAFGTFAALFSFTFIFTSFTDLGIYHYFTKQMAAVPTFMATHLPVVLPFKTLISFLFPFVMLLAGWGIGYRAEQLYYLTLIGFIFTFTQFTQFLRGALQAHQFFNLDSIISVLERFFLIFIIIVLLYLGITLENYVYARLTSVLLAFGVLCLFFRKKFGSFPAKWDWQQLSFILKASLPFAIINLVNGINEKIDMVMLERLASSREAGIYAGAYRWVDAVMMYLWTVLPIFFAKFAAHQKQPLEQQKLLHFGQAIVSVPIIFVSVFVFFYGEKLFWQFSNSSPAELSLMRLNLRILFANVCVHGFFAIYANILTASNRELAVSKLVALSIVVNVTLNFIFIPVYGSLAAAVNTLFSAVLVSGGYLLYLRPKLNIPVPGKLILKLLLSAGALSGIFYGLLLICAIWWVNTILAGLAFLGILIVTRVIRLADLRANLLQREK is encoded by the coding sequence ATCAGTTTTGTGGTGCTGCTCAATTTGCTCGTGAAACCCATTTGGCTGGTTTTAGAAAATAACGTGCAAAACCAAATGGGGCACGCGGCTTTTGGTACTTTTGCGGCGCTCTTTTCTTTTACTTTTATTTTTACCTCTTTCACCGACCTAGGTATTTACCATTATTTTACAAAACAAATGGCAGCCGTACCTACTTTTATGGCAACGCACCTACCGGTAGTTTTGCCATTTAAAACCCTGATATCATTCCTTTTTCCTTTTGTAATGTTGCTCGCCGGTTGGGGCATCGGGTACCGGGCCGAGCAGTTGTATTATCTTACGTTAATTGGTTTCATTTTTACGTTTACCCAGTTTACCCAGTTTTTACGCGGCGCGCTGCAAGCCCACCAGTTCTTTAATCTCGATTCAATAATATCAGTACTGGAGCGATTTTTTTTAATTTTCATCATTATCGTGCTGCTTTACCTGGGAATTACCCTGGAAAATTACGTGTACGCCCGATTAACTTCGGTACTGCTGGCTTTTGGGGTTTTATGCCTGTTTTTTCGTAAAAAATTTGGTTCTTTTCCGGCTAAATGGGATTGGCAACAGTTGAGTTTTATTTTAAAAGCGAGCCTCCCTTTTGCTATTATTAATTTGGTAAACGGTATTAACGAAAAAATTGATATGGTAATGCTGGAGCGTTTGGCCTCGAGCCGGGAAGCGGGCATTTACGCGGGTGCCTACCGGTGGGTAGATGCCGTTATGATGTATCTATGGACGGTATTGCCTATTTTCTTCGCTAAATTTGCGGCTCACCAAAAGCAACCGCTGGAACAGCAAAAGTTGCTGCATTTCGGGCAGGCGATTGTGAGCGTACCCATAATTTTCGTGAGCGTTTTTGTGTTTTTTTACGGCGAAAAGCTATTCTGGCAATTCAGTAATTCGTCGCCCGCCGAGCTAAGCTTAATGCGCTTAAACCTCCGGATTTTATTTGCGAACGTGTGCGTACACGGTTTTTTTGCCATTTACGCCAACATTCTCACGGCCAGTAACCGGGAATTAGCAGTGAGTAAACTGGTAGCGCTTAGTATTGTGGTAAATGTTACCCTTAATTTTATTTTTATTCCGGTTTATGGTTCATTAGCGGCGGCGGTAAATACTCTTTTTAGTGCCGTGCTGGTTTCAGGTGGCTATTTGCTTTACTTAAGGCCAAAATTAAACATTCCGGTGCCCGGAAAACTTATTTTAAAATTGTTACTAAGTGCCGGAGCACTTAGCGGAATATTTTACGGATTATTGTTAATTTGTGCCATCTGGTGGGTAAATACTATCCTGGCCGGCTTGGCGTTTTTAGGAATATTGATTGTAACCCGGGTTATCCGGCTCGCCGACCTAAGGGCCAACCTGCTCCAAAGAGAAAAATAA
- a CDS encoding glycosyltransferase family 4 protein has protein sequence MRIAVNARILLADKLEGMGKFTHEVLRLLVVQHPEHEFFFLFDRPYDAQFIYAANVTPIIVYPPARHPFLFYVWFELMLPRVLRQIKPDVFFSPDNFTTLRTHVPRVTVIHDLAYLHFPAEKKFFDRRYYQKFMPRFAEASRLILTVSEFSRKDIMKSFHLPPAKVKVAPCGVSDFFKPTLFAQQIEIRQKYCAGEMYFVFVGALQPRKNLVTLFKAFDAFKNLTRSEVKLVIVGRKAWKANAIVKAYEAMTHKTEVIFTGRVSDAEVRQLYGSAVALVFASLFEGFGLPILEAQKCDCPVITSTTSSMAEVAAESALLVDPLSPEAICQALVQLYHYPERRDYYIRRGRENCCRYTWQQTADLIYQGLQESLEIPKISS, from the coding sequence ATGAGAATAGCCGTAAATGCCCGCATTTTGTTAGCTGATAAATTAGAAGGAATGGGTAAGTTTACGCACGAAGTATTACGGCTTTTGGTCGTGCAGCATCCCGAACACGAGTTTTTCTTTTTATTCGACCGGCCTTACGATGCGCAATTTATATACGCCGCCAACGTAACCCCCATTATAGTATACCCACCGGCCCGGCATCCGTTTTTATTTTACGTTTGGTTCGAGCTGATGCTGCCGCGGGTATTACGCCAAATAAAACCGGATGTATTTTTTTCGCCGGATAACTTTACCACCTTGCGCACCCACGTGCCCCGGGTTACGGTCATTCACGATTTGGCTTATCTGCATTTCCCAGCCGAAAAGAAATTCTTCGATCGCCGGTATTACCAAAAATTTATGCCTCGTTTTGCCGAGGCTTCGCGCCTTATTCTTACCGTATCGGAGTTCTCCAGAAAAGATATTATGAAGAGTTTTCATCTGCCTCCGGCTAAAGTAAAGGTAGCGCCTTGTGGGGTATCCGATTTTTTTAAACCCACTCTTTTTGCGCAGCAAATTGAAATCCGGCAAAAGTACTGCGCCGGCGAAATGTATTTTGTGTTTGTGGGAGCCTTACAACCCCGTAAAAATCTGGTTACCCTTTTTAAAGCCTTTGATGCCTTTAAGAATTTAACGCGCAGCGAAGTAAAACTGGTAATAGTAGGCCGGAAAGCCTGGAAAGCCAACGCCATTGTAAAAGCCTACGAAGCCATGACGCATAAAACCGAGGTAATATTTACCGGCCGGGTTTCTGATGCGGAAGTACGGCAGTTGTACGGGTCGGCGGTGGCGCTCGTGTTTGCTTCTTTATTCGAAGGTTTTGGCTTACCTATTCTGGAGGCGCAGAAATGTGATTGCCCGGTTATTACCAGTACTACCAGCTCTATGGCAGAAGTAGCTGCCGAGAGTGCCTTGTTGGTAGATCCTCTGTCGCCGGAAGCAATCTGCCAGGCTTTGGTGCAATTGTACCATTATCCGGAAAGGCGAGACTATTACATTCGGCGGGGGCGCGAAAATTGTTGCCGTTATACCTGGCAGCAAACCGCCGATTTAATTTATCAAGGGCTACAGGAATCTTTAGAAATACCAAAAATTTCTTCTTAG
- a CDS encoding polysaccharide deacetylase family protein: MRIFRTPALLRYLFPEYIWRKTISGKNIYLTFDDGPVPEVTEFVLQQLSVYQAKATFFCVGENISRYPEIARNIVEQGHYLANHTYNHLRGWATETNTYVQNIALCQDQIEKYQPKREPSLFRPPYGRIRRKQFNEIKSAYRVIMWDILTYDFDNTLSPEVGLQRILKQTTAGSVVVFHDSVKAFPNLQYLLPRFLRYFAGLGYSFNTL; this comes from the coding sequence ATGCGAATTTTTAGAACCCCGGCTTTGTTGCGGTATTTATTTCCGGAGTATATCTGGCGAAAAACAATTTCCGGGAAAAACATATATCTCACTTTTGATGATGGGCCGGTGCCGGAAGTTACCGAGTTTGTGTTGCAACAATTATCCGTTTACCAGGCAAAGGCCACTTTTTTCTGTGTCGGTGAAAATATCAGCCGGTACCCGGAGATTGCCCGGAACATCGTAGAACAAGGACATTACTTAGCGAATCATACTTATAACCACTTGCGTGGCTGGGCCACCGAAACAAATACGTACGTGCAGAACATTGCTTTATGCCAGGACCAGATCGAAAAATATCAGCCTAAACGGGAGCCTAGCTTGTTCCGGCCCCCTTATGGCCGCATCAGGCGTAAACAATTTAACGAAATTAAATCGGCTTACCGCGTTATCATGTGGGATATACTTACGTATGATTTCGATAATACTCTTTCGCCGGAAGTTGGTTTACAACGCATCCTGAAACAAACTACTGCTGGTTCGGTAGTAGTATTTCATGATTCTGTGAAGGCTTTCCCCAACCTGCAGTACTTGTTGCCGCGGTTTTTGCGTTATTTTGCTGGTTTAGGTTACAGCTTTAATACTTTATGA
- a CDS encoding glycosyltransferase: protein MMFKVIYFAVLFSVSLVILGLWLLNRRRYRTQLLVFPKVSILIAARNEEHTILRCLQAIESLDYPRDKLEILIGDDASTDNTYRVVRQFIQDKPHYKCITVTQNLGLARGKGNVLAHLAHLATSNYFFITDADIQVPPSWIQVMLAQVRPYIGIVTGITTVTGNRLFDKLQSIDWIYALGLFQVVTDLDLPVFTMGNNMLITREAYEATGGYENIPFSITEDAKLYQEVVKKHFHTVNIFDPSVLALSTPALDMRQLLWQRRRWMEGISHIPFYMAAVFILYSCFYPVWIPFFQEVSPIFYWGILVAKIIWQAAFIRLCAQRVNLKFPIWQLVVYEFFMMFLGIASIVYYILPVKITWKQRKYA from the coding sequence ATGATGTTTAAAGTAATATACTTTGCGGTTTTATTCAGTGTATCCTTAGTTATTCTGGGCTTATGGCTGCTGAACCGTCGGCGTTACCGCACCCAGTTGCTGGTGTTTCCGAAGGTGAGCATTTTGATTGCGGCCCGCAACGAAGAACATACTATTTTAAGGTGCCTGCAGGCTATTGAGAGTTTAGATTATCCCCGCGATAAACTGGAAATACTCATCGGCGACGATGCTTCTACGGATAATACTTACCGGGTAGTACGGCAATTTATTCAAGATAAACCCCATTATAAATGTATTACGGTTACGCAAAATTTAGGCTTAGCCCGGGGAAAAGGCAACGTATTAGCGCACCTGGCCCACCTGGCTACGAGTAATTACTTTTTTATAACCGATGCCGATATTCAGGTGCCACCTTCCTGGATTCAGGTAATGCTAGCGCAGGTAAGGCCTTACATTGGCATTGTTACCGGTATTACCACGGTTACTGGCAACCGCCTCTTCGATAAATTACAATCTATTGATTGGATATACGCCCTGGGATTATTTCAGGTAGTAACCGACCTGGATTTGCCGGTGTTTACGATGGGTAATAACATGCTCATTACCCGCGAGGCGTACGAAGCAACGGGTGGTTACGAGAACATTCCTTTTTCCATTACCGAAGATGCCAAGCTTTACCAGGAAGTAGTAAAAAAGCATTTTCATACGGTAAATATTTTTGATCCGTCGGTTTTGGCTCTTTCTACCCCGGCGTTGGATATGCGGCAATTATTGTGGCAACGGCGGCGTTGGATGGAGGGTATCAGTCATATTCCGTTTTATATGGCGGCCGTATTTATTCTTTATTCCTGTTTCTATCCGGTCTGGATTCCCTTTTTTCAGGAAGTATCGCCCATTTTTTATTGGGGCATACTGGTAGCGAAAATAATCTGGCAAGCTGCTTTTATTCGTTTGTGCGCCCAACGCGTGAACTTAAAATTTCCGATTTGGCAACTTGTTGTTTACGAATTTTTTATGATGTTCCTGGGAATTGCCTCTATTGTTTATTATATCTTACCGGTTAAAATTACCTGGAAACAACGAAAATATGCCTGA
- a CDS encoding TatD family hydrolase, which produces MELIDSHAHIYAPEFKPDKAAVIRKAQEAGLIQILMPNVDHTSVDGLLQTETDYPGFCLPMMGLHPCSVKKDFQKELYLVEDWLHKRSFTAIGETGIDLYWDKTYLEQQKEALTIQLEWAKKFKLPVVLHTRDSFEETYKLVAAAQDGTLTGVFHCFSGTPEQAQRVMDLKFYMGIGGVSTFKNGGLDSLLPPISLEHLLLETDCPYLAPVPYRGKRNEPAYLPLIAQPVADIKQLPVEEVATVTTRNTRNLFNL; this is translated from the coding sequence ATGGAATTAATAGATTCGCACGCACATATTTATGCTCCAGAGTTTAAACCGGATAAAGCAGCAGTAATCCGTAAAGCGCAGGAAGCTGGCTTAATTCAGATTTTAATGCCCAATGTGGATCACACCTCCGTGGATGGCTTGTTACAAACTGAAACAGATTACCCTGGTTTTTGCCTCCCCATGATGGGATTGCACCCTTGCTCCGTAAAAAAAGATTTTCAGAAAGAACTGTACCTGGTAGAAGATTGGTTACATAAACGTTCGTTTACAGCCATTGGGGAAACCGGCATTGATTTATATTGGGATAAAACGTACCTGGAGCAACAGAAAGAAGCGCTTACCATACAATTAGAATGGGCCAAAAAGTTTAAGTTACCCGTAGTACTGCATACCCGCGACTCTTTTGAAGAAACGTACAAGTTGGTGGCTGCCGCTCAGGACGGTACTTTAACCGGGGTATTTCATTGCTTCTCCGGTACCCCGGAACAAGCCCAGCGGGTAATGGATTTAAAATTTTATATGGGTATTGGGGGAGTAAGTACTTTTAAGAATGGCGGTTTAGATAGTTTATTACCTCCAATTTCGCTGGAACATTTGCTGCTCGAAACGGATTGTCCGTACCTGGCGCCGGTTCCTTACCGGGGCAAGCGCAACGAACCGGCTTACTTGCCGCTTATTGCCCAACCAGTGGCGGATATTAAGCAGCTACCCGTTGAAGAAGTAGCCACGGTTACTACCCGGAATACCCGTAATTTATTTAATTTGTAA
- a CDS encoding asparaginase, translated as MKLRKVHLNTAATLEPVGSVLVIYTGGTIGMVYDKTGRHLVPFKFEEIMDKMPELRQLNIDLSLISFARPIDSSDVTDADWIVLSYIIQQHYDDFDGFVILHGTDTMAYTASALSFLLENLQKPVIFTGAQVPIGKMRTDARENLITALEIATSTSRGICIVPEVCIYFGDLLLRGNRSKKVESSHFNAFKSTNYPLLAQAGVEIEYHAKNIRPLPSGRFKAHQVLDNRVVRLRLFPGLSEHVIRNLMLTENLQGVVLESYGSGNAPTARWFLDAMQTAIDRGTFILNVSQCDGGRVFQGKYQNSKYLHDMGIIGASDITSEAAVTKLMFVLGQNLPYEETRQLLQTDLRGEMTVE; from the coding sequence ATGAAATTAAGAAAAGTCCACCTGAATACAGCTGCTACGCTCGAACCAGTTGGATCGGTATTGGTTATTTATACGGGCGGTACCATCGGGATGGTGTATGATAAAACCGGCCGGCACCTGGTACCTTTCAAGTTCGAGGAGATAATGGATAAAATGCCGGAATTGCGGCAATTAAATATCGACTTATCTCTGATTAGCTTTGCCCGGCCCATCGACTCGTCGGATGTAACGGATGCTGACTGGATTGTGCTTTCTTATATTATTCAGCAACATTACGATGATTTTGATGGATTTGTAATTTTGCATGGCACGGATACCATGGCGTATACGGCCTCGGCCTTGTCGTTCCTGCTCGAAAATTTACAGAAACCAGTAATATTTACCGGGGCGCAGGTGCCCATTGGTAAAATGCGCACCGATGCCCGCGAAAATCTGATTACAGCTTTGGAAATTGCTACTTCTACCAGCCGGGGCATTTGTATTGTGCCGGAGGTATGCATTTACTTCGGGGATTTGCTGCTGCGGGGTAACCGGTCGAAAAAAGTAGAAAGCAGTCATTTTAACGCTTTTAAGTCCACGAACTATCCTTTGCTGGCGCAGGCAGGGGTTGAAATTGAATACCACGCTAAAAACATTCGGCCTTTACCCTCTGGCCGGTTTAAAGCCCACCAGGTGCTGGATAATCGGGTAGTGCGGCTTCGTTTATTTCCGGGCCTTTCAGAGCACGTTATCCGTAATTTAATGTTAACCGAGAATTTGCAGGGAGTAGTGCTGGAAAGTTACGGGTCGGGTAATGCCCCTACGGCGCGCTGGTTTTTAGATGCCATGCAGACGGCTATTGACCGGGGCACTTTTATTTTAAACGTATCACAATGCGATGGGGGACGCGTGTTTCAAGGCAAATACCAGAATAGCAAGTACTTACACGATATGGGTATAATTGGCGCCAGCGATATTACCAGCGAGGCAGCCGTTACCAAGTTAATGTTTGTACTGGGCCAGAACTTACCCTACGAAGAAACCCGCCAACTGCTGCAAACAGATTTACGCGGCGAAATGACAGTAGAGTAA